The Sulfurimonas hydrogeniphila genome includes a window with the following:
- a CDS encoding flagellar hook-length control protein FliK, with protein sequence MISVDIKKEISSLSPLNTALPEEEEPTISFASLLKGTKESNSKTMQNGSLILALNDEKVPVGSATEVESAELASQITAKMSQEDVKVLIKEAKEFLKSKIVQSEGYKKAEIDALPKTLNGLVQLAKKTGIELSKITLEEVKDFAQTNAKTIAEQKSPSLQIKQEAVQKSEQTSFSQIKQEAKEEADVSNEEIPVRVKVKKTKADVAKVQETGVADESLELVKKEIVKNTQQVKQEQKQTPLFKAQSSVTEITTQQIVDTKVNTLTIDKTPKQKADDTLKLLLRGEKITKNESGLTADFSVATAKVMVAPHTSRETEKSLASLLQNDKSEDGAVQAKTDGLNIAKADSFEVKLNEAKQMVKYLSHDVKSAIEEYKSPFTRIKVQLNPQRLGEVDLTIVQRGKNLHINISSNNTAINTLAVNANDLKLQLNNNGINNATLNFSSSSQNSENSAGGQMQQQGQNNQKAHEEYNYFDNKEKKEEIINSLEIIVPNYA encoded by the coding sequence GTGATTTCAGTAGATATAAAAAAAGAGATTTCTTCCTTATCTCCTTTAAATACAGCACTTCCGGAAGAGGAAGAGCCAACGATCTCTTTTGCATCCTTGCTTAAAGGAACAAAAGAATCAAACAGTAAAACTATGCAAAACGGTTCATTGATTCTTGCATTAAATGATGAAAAAGTTCCTGTTGGATCTGCCACAGAAGTAGAAAGTGCCGAACTTGCTTCGCAAATAACAGCCAAAATGTCACAAGAGGATGTTAAAGTTTTGATAAAAGAGGCAAAAGAGTTTCTCAAAAGCAAAATTGTGCAGAGTGAAGGGTACAAGAAAGCCGAAATCGATGCCTTGCCAAAAACACTGAACGGTCTTGTACAGCTTGCAAAGAAAACAGGGATTGAACTTTCAAAAATCACATTGGAAGAGGTGAAAGACTTTGCACAGACGAATGCAAAAACAATAGCAGAGCAGAAATCTCCTTCTTTGCAGATAAAACAAGAAGCAGTACAAAAGTCAGAACAAACTTCTTTTTCCCAGATAAAACAAGAAGCAAAAGAAGAAGCAGACGTTTCAAATGAAGAGATACCGGTTCGTGTCAAAGTAAAAAAAACAAAAGCAGATGTTGCAAAAGTTCAAGAGACAGGGGTGGCAGACGAAAGTTTGGAACTGGTAAAAAAAGAAATTGTTAAAAATACACAGCAGGTTAAACAAGAGCAGAAACAGACCCCCTTGTTTAAAGCGCAGAGCAGCGTTACTGAAATTACGACACAGCAAATTGTAGATACAAAAGTAAATACACTGACAATAGACAAAACTCCAAAACAAAAAGCTGATGACACATTGAAGCTTCTTCTGCGTGGAGAAAAAATCACAAAGAATGAATCAGGTCTTACAGCAGATTTTTCAGTAGCAACAGCAAAGGTGATGGTAGCACCGCATACTTCAAGAGAGACAGAAAAATCATTAGCGTCTCTTTTGCAAAATGACAAGAGTGAAGACGGCGCTGTACAGGCAAAGACAGATGGATTGAATATTGCAAAGGCAGACAGTTTTGAGGTAAAACTCAATGAAGCAAAACAGATGGTAAAATATCTCTCTCATGATGTAAAATCTGCAATTGAAGAGTATAAGTCGCCATTTACACGTATCAAAGTTCAGCTAAATCCACAAAGACTGGGTGAGGTTGATCTGACGATAGTACAACGCGGAAAAAATCTTCATATAAATATCAGTTCAAACAATACTGCCATCAATACTCTGGCTGTGAATGCTAATGACTTGAAGCTGCAACTTAATAATAATGGAATAAATAATGCTACATTAAATTTTAGTAGCAGTTCTCAAAATTCAGAAAATTCAGCTGGTGGACAAATGCAGCAACAAGGACAAAATAATCAAAAAGCGCATGAAGAATATAATTATTTTGACAATAAAGAAAAAAAAGAAGAAATTATAAACTCTTTAGAGATTATAGTTCCAAATTACGCATAA
- a CDS encoding sensor histidine kinase, translated as MKKVEKESLLKSFFLFFLSQTLLAGALFLLNYQKELQSLDETVFSKMRLCSFSLQCKEFQYDFVPKKEYELYRLYKNESELSAYFSIPNSTKNALKIYLPKEKYMQEVRTLQKELLWNFFIVVFIIAILSFFFALYALSPLRKALHVTEEFIKDILHDFNTPLSTLRLNVSMLKSETGENTKIERIENAVQNILNLQANLRAYLHSHVTQKEQLVLKEFLKERINLIESNYRDISFHTEIPAVVLHVNKDSFTRIIDNLISNAAKYNQKEGKVFIRFSDNILSIEDTGKGIQNPKRVFERFYKEQERGIGIGLHIVKKLCEELDIAVSVQSEVGKGTVFTLNLKNIIV; from the coding sequence TTGAAAAAAGTTGAAAAAGAGTCCCTGCTGAAGAGTTTTTTTCTCTTCTTCTTATCACAGACACTCTTGGCAGGGGCTCTTTTTCTACTCAACTATCAAAAAGAGCTGCAAAGCCTTGATGAGACTGTTTTTTCAAAAATGAGACTTTGCAGTTTTTCTCTGCAGTGTAAAGAGTTTCAATACGATTTTGTCCCCAAAAAAGAGTATGAACTCTACAGACTGTATAAAAATGAAAGCGAATTAAGTGCTTATTTTTCCATTCCGAATTCTACAAAAAATGCCCTGAAAATTTATCTTCCAAAAGAGAAGTATATGCAGGAGGTACGCACTCTGCAAAAAGAACTTTTATGGAATTTTTTTATTGTTGTATTTATCATTGCAATATTGTCTTTTTTCTTTGCTCTGTATGCACTCTCTCCGTTAAGAAAGGCGTTACATGTAACCGAGGAGTTTATAAAAGATATTTTACATGATTTTAATACGCCTTTGTCTACCTTGCGCCTCAATGTTTCCATGCTCAAAAGTGAAACGGGAGAAAATACTAAAATTGAGAGAATAGAAAATGCTGTGCAGAATATTTTGAATCTGCAGGCAAATTTGCGAGCTTATCTGCATTCACATGTAACGCAAAAAGAGCAGCTTGTGTTAAAAGAATTTTTGAAAGAGCGTATAAATCTTATAGAAAGTAATTACAGAGATATCAGCTTTCATACAGAAATTCCGGCTGTTGTGTTACATGTAAACAAAGATTCTTTTACGAGAATCATAGATAATCTGATCTCAAACGCTGCCAAATACAATCAAAAAGAGGGAAAGGTTTTTATCCGATTTAGCGATAATATTTTAAGCATTGAAGATACAGGCAAAGGCATACAAAATCCCAAGCGTGTCTTTGAGAGATTTTACAAAGAGCAGGAGAGAGGTATAGGCATAGGACTGCATATCGTTAAAAAACTGTGTGAAGAATTAGATATTGCTGTTTCTGTACAAAGCGAAGTCGGCAAGGGGACAGTTTTCACGCTTAATCTTAAAAATATCATAGTATAA
- a CDS encoding FlgD immunoglobulin-like domain containing protein produces MAINSIGQDTSVYGDYTTGADVVEDKTSLSNDDFMTLLLVELQNQDPTEPTDTEQILTQTSQLATLEATDNTNKALEDLAATMAASSDFSAISAIGKTADLGSNAITYTEGEDTSFEIYFPSDVASGNVEILDSNGNIIQTITAEQGDAGIYTYTWDGKDSAGNSVDEGIYYATASYTNSAGESLTARVGTYPIESVRFDAGETYVKVGSGYVPLANVVEIY; encoded by the coding sequence ATGGCAATTAATTCTATAGGACAAGATACCTCGGTATATGGCGATTATACAACAGGTGCAGATGTTGTAGAAGATAAAACAAGTTTAAGTAATGATGATTTTATGACACTTCTTTTGGTAGAACTTCAAAATCAAGACCCAACGGAACCTACTGATACTGAACAGATTTTGACGCAAACTTCACAGCTAGCCACTCTTGAAGCAACAGACAATACAAATAAAGCATTAGAGGACTTGGCCGCGACAATGGCAGCTTCTAGTGATTTTTCTGCTATTTCAGCCATTGGCAAGACTGCAGATTTAGGGAGTAATGCGATAACATATACTGAAGGAGAAGATACATCATTTGAAATCTACTTTCCTTCAGATGTCGCTTCAGGGAATGTGGAAATACTTGACAGTAATGGGAATATTATTCAAACAATTACGGCAGAACAAGGTGATGCCGGAATTTATACATATACATGGGACGGAAAGGATAGCGCAGGCAACAGTGTTGATGAAGGAATCTACTATGCTACTGCCTCATATACAAATTCAGCTGGTGAGAGTCTAACAGCAAGAGTAGGTACATACCCAATAGAATCTGTACGATTTGATGCAGGTGAGACTTATGTAAAAGTTGGTTCTGGATATGTGCCTCTTGCAAATGTTGTTGAAATTTATTAG
- a CDS encoding response regulator transcription factor, producing the protein MQKHILLLEDDVPLALTLAELLEGAGYSVDTVHNGNDAIDASYENRYDLYVFDINVPDMNGLELLESLRNADDTTPAVFISALIDLNSISKAFSIGADDYLKKPFFPEELLIRVNAKLSQTNKDIVYKNLRYSAEKKELYKDGKIVSLGEVQECLCDLFMHNIGKVLDKTVLMDCLVSPSDAALRVALNKFKHITGLDIKNIRAIGYMLEKS; encoded by the coding sequence ATGCAAAAACATATACTTTTACTTGAAGATGATGTACCCCTCGCCCTGACTTTGGCAGAGCTCTTGGAAGGGGCCGGATACAGTGTCGATACGGTACACAACGGAAATGATGCTATTGACGCTTCTTATGAGAACAGGTATGATTTGTATGTTTTTGATATTAATGTTCCGGATATGAACGGACTGGAACTTTTGGAGAGCCTGCGAAATGCCGATGATACTACGCCGGCAGTTTTTATCAGTGCTTTAATAGATTTGAATTCTATATCCAAGGCGTTTTCCATTGGTGCGGATGATTATCTCAAAAAGCCTTTTTTCCCGGAAGAGTTGCTTATCCGTGTCAATGCCAAATTGTCTCAGACAAACAAAGACATTGTTTATAAAAATCTGAGATATTCAGCAGAAAAAAAAGAGCTCTATAAAGATGGCAAAATAGTCTCTTTGGGAGAAGTGCAAGAGTGCCTTTGTGATCTGTTTATGCATAATATCGGCAAGGTTTTGGACAAAACTGTTCTGATGGACTGTCTTGTCAGCCCATCAGATGCGGCTTTACGGGTTGCACTCAATAAATTTAAACATATCACAGGTCTGGATATAAAAAATATTCGCGCAATAGGATATATGCTTGAAAAAAGTTGA
- the dnaG gene encoding DNA primase, translating into MISQDSIEALKARLDIVDVVGSYIELKKAGGNFKAPCPFHEEKSPSFVVSPQKQIFHCFGCGAGGDAVKFVMEYEKLNYPEALEKLADSYNFTLAYTDNKHNKPRSQVMEKLNEWYQSLLTKNQTAFSYLQERGIYENSIEKFGIGYAPDSNATLNFIRSQQFSIKEAVDMGVVGYNQERNHTYARFIERITFPIFSANGSIVGFGGRTITGHQAKYVNSPETAFFNKSRLLYAYHLAKQSLHKKGEIIITEGYLDVIMLHQAGFDNAVATLGTALTHEHLPLLRKGSPRIVMAYDGDKAGRAAALKASKLLSASGFNGGVVVFDGGLDPADMVKEGRVEELSSMFRKAKAFIEFVLDEILSLYNLKDPKEREACREDCVGYLKTLSPSLQEAYKPILAAKLGGFVIKPSLIKVSNTNSMDTNNIRKDSHRDMWELSLIKTILDKPEYIEQILDVIDPSFLQFHSYEFSLVLQGKQDTPEIMAIRVDETITPLQDEEALNAELITFLTRYYERELKKVNIASNISFEEKAFYIRKFRGKIAKLKRGELVTPND; encoded by the coding sequence ATGATTTCCCAAGATTCCATAGAAGCCCTCAAAGCCAGACTTGATATTGTTGATGTTGTCGGCAGCTATATAGAACTGAAAAAAGCAGGAGGTAATTTTAAAGCACCTTGCCCTTTTCATGAGGAAAAATCCCCCTCTTTTGTAGTGAGTCCGCAAAAACAGATCTTTCACTGTTTTGGATGTGGAGCCGGCGGGGATGCAGTGAAGTTTGTGATGGAGTATGAAAAGCTGAACTATCCCGAAGCTTTGGAAAAACTGGCGGATTCCTATAACTTTACACTTGCTTACACCGATAACAAACATAACAAACCACGTTCACAGGTTATGGAGAAGCTCAATGAGTGGTATCAATCACTTTTAACGAAAAACCAAACAGCCTTTTCGTATCTTCAAGAGCGGGGCATTTATGAAAACAGTATAGAAAAATTTGGTATCGGTTATGCACCTGATTCGAATGCAACGCTGAACTTTATCCGCTCACAGCAGTTCAGTATCAAAGAAGCAGTAGATATGGGTGTTGTCGGTTACAATCAGGAACGCAACCATACCTATGCCCGTTTTATAGAGCGAATAACCTTTCCGATTTTCTCCGCCAACGGCAGTATTGTCGGCTTTGGCGGCAGAACCATAACCGGACATCAGGCAAAATATGTCAACTCTCCCGAGACAGCCTTTTTTAACAAATCACGTCTTTTGTATGCCTATCATCTGGCAAAACAAAGCCTGCATAAAAAAGGCGAAATCATTATCACAGAGGGTTATCTCGATGTTATAATGCTGCATCAGGCCGGATTTGACAATGCTGTGGCAACGCTGGGAACGGCGTTGACACATGAACATCTGCCGCTGCTTCGAAAAGGTTCTCCTCGTATTGTCATGGCATATGACGGAGATAAAGCAGGGCGTGCAGCAGCCCTCAAGGCTTCAAAACTTTTAAGTGCTTCTGGTTTTAACGGCGGTGTTGTGGTGTTTGACGGAGGACTTGACCCTGCCGATATGGTCAAAGAGGGTCGCGTTGAAGAGTTGAGCAGTATGTTTCGCAAAGCAAAAGCTTTTATAGAGTTTGTCCTTGATGAAATTCTTTCTCTGTATAATCTCAAAGACCCAAAAGAAAGAGAAGCATGTAGAGAAGATTGTGTTGGATATTTGAAAACTTTGTCTCCAAGTTTGCAAGAAGCCTATAAACCAATTTTGGCAGCAAAATTAGGTGGTTTTGTTATTAAACCTTCTTTAATTAAAGTTTCTAATACAAATAGTATGGATACTAATAATATTAGAAAAGACTCTCACAGAGATATGTGGGAACTCTCTTTGATTAAAACTATTTTGGACAAACCTGAGTATATTGAACAGATTTTGGATGTGATTGACCCGAGTTTTTTGCAGTTTCACTCTTATGAATTTTCACTGGTCCTGCAGGGAAAACAAGATACTCCCGAGATAATGGCTATTCGGGTAGATGAGACTATCACACCGCTTCAAGATGAAGAGGCTTTGAATGCGGAACTGATTACTTTTTTGACAAGATACTATGAAAGAGAGTTGAAAAAGGTCAATATTGCTTCAAATATCAGTTTTGAAGAGAAAGCTTTTTATATCCGGAAATTCCGGGGGAAAATTGCAAAACTCAAAAGAGGGGAACTGGTCACACCGAATGATTGA
- a CDS encoding flagellar hook protein FlgE, producing MMTQAFYTGLSGLKTNSSGIDIISDNLANVNTVGYRGNTYEFSSLFEDALMTTNGTTSDSVGLGTTLQATPMIESTGSYLLTDRSTDLAILGDGWFGVQGDGDPVYTRNGAFSFDSNDDLVTTDGYHVLGTMGGNIDGEVLTQQLDEVPLADAGEQEKLRFPKSLTYPAEPTTIAQFSGNIGTVSEVRTMSASVVDPAGVKNELKLEYTLVDPQIPPGTQWNVVATTQSLDGETIYDTQSGIVEFDETGALVTNTLTSIDNNGASVTIDLGTGFDGIVALSNVDITASSLSNGTIGGELNGYDINKNGEVIATFTNGMQSSVGKIALYHFQNDQGLSRLSGTNFAQSSNSGEAFFYKDAAGQNVIGTDMTNYKLEGSNVDMTYGLTELIVLQRSYDANSKSITTADEMMQKALDMDA from the coding sequence ATGATGACGCAAGCTTTTTATACAGGTCTGAGTGGACTTAAGACAAACTCTTCAGGTATTGACATTATCTCTGATAATTTAGCGAATGTAAATACAGTCGGATATAGAGGTAATACATATGAGTTCTCATCACTTTTTGAAGATGCTCTCATGACAACAAATGGCACTACAAGTGATTCTGTTGGTTTGGGAACAACTCTTCAGGCAACACCTATGATAGAATCAACAGGATCATATTTGTTAACAGACAGAAGTACAGATTTGGCAATATTGGGTGATGGGTGGTTTGGTGTTCAAGGAGACGGGGATCCTGTATATACCCGTAATGGGGCTTTTTCATTTGACAGCAATGATGATCTGGTGACTACCGATGGCTATCATGTACTAGGTACTATGGGCGGTAATATAGATGGAGAAGTGCTGACACAACAACTTGATGAAGTCCCTTTGGCAGATGCTGGAGAACAAGAGAAGTTGCGTTTTCCAAAGTCATTAACCTATCCTGCAGAACCAACAACAATAGCACAATTTTCCGGGAATATAGGAACTGTTTCAGAAGTAAGAACTATGAGTGCGAGTGTTGTTGATCCGGCTGGTGTAAAGAATGAACTTAAACTTGAGTATACACTGGTTGATCCGCAAATCCCTCCTGGAACACAATGGAATGTTGTTGCAACAACACAGTCTTTAGACGGAGAAACTATATATGACACGCAGTCAGGTATTGTCGAATTTGATGAAACAGGTGCTTTAGTGACAAACACTCTCACGTCTATAGATAATAATGGTGCAAGTGTAACAATTGACTTGGGCACAGGCTTTGATGGCATAGTTGCACTCTCAAATGTAGATATAACGGCTTCTTCTTTGTCTAATGGTACCATAGGTGGAGAACTGAATGGTTATGATATAAATAAAAATGGTGAAGTTATTGCAACATTTACAAATGGCATGCAGAGTAGTGTTGGAAAAATTGCTCTTTATCACTTTCAGAATGATCAAGGGCTCAGTCGTCTTTCTGGCACAAATTTTGCACAATCTTCAAATAGCGGAGAAGCTTTTTTTTACAAGGATGCCGCGGGACAAAACGTCATAGGTACAGATATGACAAATTATAAATTAGAAGGTTCAAATGTAGATATGACATATGGATTAACAGAGCTTATAGTATTACAACGATCATATGATGCAAATTCCAAATCAATTACCACAGCTGATGAGATGATGCAAAAAGCACTTGATATGGATGCCTAA